Proteins from a single region of Sphaerochaeta globosa str. Buddy:
- a CDS encoding single-stranded DNA-binding protein, giving the protein MNNLNSVLLEGNLVRDPEEVVIGEAATQMAKFSIAVNRFFKNAQSEPVEEVMFISIQAWGALAKSCLQYLQKGRGVRVVGRLRQERWTDKEGGNKERIVVVAEHVEFKPDPNSTSKAEQAQELDALDPEIAF; this is encoded by the coding sequence ATGAATAATCTGAATTCGGTGCTGTTGGAAGGCAACCTTGTACGTGATCCTGAAGAGGTGGTGATTGGGGAGGCTGCTACGCAGATGGCAAAGTTCAGCATTGCGGTAAACCGCTTTTTCAAGAACGCCCAATCAGAACCTGTGGAGGAGGTGATGTTCATCTCCATCCAGGCTTGGGGAGCCCTTGCCAAGAGTTGCTTGCAATACTTGCAGAAAGGTCGGGGTGTACGGGTGGTAGGCCGGCTCAGGCAAGAGCGCTGGACGGACAAAGAGGGCGGCAACAAGGAAAGAATAGTTGTGGTGGCCGAACATGTGGAGTTCAAGCCGGATCCGAATAGTACGAGCAAGGCGGAACAAGCACAAGAGCTTGATGCTCTGGATCCGGAGATTGCATTCTGA
- a CDS encoding VOC family protein: MRLDGFGLFVKDMAVMIRFYRDVLGFEIKEAENASNVYLIKDGTLFLLYGRYDFENMTHRTYAYAEGLNGRCEIALSVDTFDNVDEEYAKAIHKGAQSVMEPTTEPWGQRTCYIADPEANLIEIASFNRPFRA, translated from the coding sequence ATGAGGCTTGATGGATTTGGGTTGTTTGTGAAGGATATGGCGGTGATGATCCGTTTTTATCGGGATGTGTTGGGATTTGAGATCAAGGAAGCTGAGAATGCTTCCAACGTCTATTTGATAAAGGATGGAACGCTGTTTCTATTGTATGGGAGATATGACTTTGAGAATATGACTCACCGTACGTATGCATATGCAGAAGGATTGAATGGCCGTTGTGAGATTGCCTTATCTGTTGATACGTTTGACAACGTGGATGAGGAATATGCCAAAGCAATCCATAAAGGTGCTCAATCGGTAATGGAGCCTACCACCGAGCCTTGGGGACAAAGAACCTGCTATATTGCCGATCCAGAGGCGAATTTGATTGAGATAGCCTCGTTCAACCGGCCCTTCAGAGCTTAG
- a CDS encoding HD domain-containing protein, producing the protein MDTALITAISKLVEHACASEQNKIGYEIWKYHIKPMVPLAQELAGVQKADEEIVTLAVLLHDLAGIEDFSQRKLHHSFGAQRAREILAGYQYPIDKIELVAQCIFNHRADLNLPKQSPEEYCVADADMLINIVDIPSLFYDSYHQEHLGFAEGKTWRQSTLELYWGHVSMISQAQFLDRFNLVKRLSLGNDREPYSFTSDLERTLADLVKKACLSEKNAYGYGIWENHIAPMVTIANELAQLHSADAEVVRIATLLHDLSSIEDYSKAKEHHIHGAQRARGLLREAGYPVKKTELVAQCILHHRASVLMQKLTAEEQCLADADAVAHMGDLPSLFFVAYDKQGMTFEEGQRWVKQKLERDWQKMSEIAKHRYAEQYAGIMSCFSI; encoded by the coding sequence ATGGATACCGCGCTGATTACTGCAATTTCTAAATTGGTTGAGCATGCCTGCGCTTCAGAACAAAACAAGATTGGATATGAGATCTGGAAGTATCACATCAAGCCGATGGTTCCCCTTGCACAAGAACTCGCTGGTGTACAGAAAGCGGATGAGGAAATTGTAACCCTTGCAGTGCTGCTTCATGATTTGGCAGGAATAGAGGATTTCTCGCAAAGGAAATTGCACCACAGCTTTGGCGCCCAACGTGCTCGAGAAATCCTGGCAGGATACCAGTACCCTATAGATAAAATTGAATTGGTTGCACAGTGTATTTTCAATCATCGTGCAGACCTGAACCTTCCCAAGCAATCCCCTGAAGAATACTGCGTTGCTGATGCCGATATGTTGATCAACATCGTGGATATTCCAAGCCTGTTTTATGATTCATACCATCAAGAACATCTCGGTTTTGCTGAAGGAAAAACATGGAGGCAGTCAACATTGGAATTATACTGGGGACATGTAAGTATGATCTCTCAAGCGCAGTTTTTGGATAGGTTCAATCTGGTGAAACGTCTCTCACTTGGTAATGACAGAGAACCCTATAGTTTTACGTCAGATCTTGAACGGACACTTGCCGATTTGGTGAAGAAAGCTTGTTTATCTGAGAAGAATGCCTACGGATATGGGATATGGGAAAACCATATTGCTCCTATGGTAACTATCGCAAATGAATTGGCACAACTACATTCAGCTGATGCAGAGGTTGTTCGCATTGCCACCCTGCTGCACGACCTCTCCTCCATTGAAGACTATTCCAAAGCAAAAGAACATCACATCCATGGTGCCCAGAGGGCGAGGGGCCTGCTACGAGAAGCGGGATATCCTGTAAAGAAAACTGAACTGGTTGCGCAATGCATATTGCACCATAGAGCAAGTGTTCTGATGCAGAAGCTAACAGCAGAGGAGCAATGCCTTGCTGATGCCGATGCAGTTGCCCATATGGGTGATCTTCCCTCCTTGTTTTTCGTAGCCTATGATAAACAAGGTATGACCTTTGAGGAAGGGCAGCGATGGGTAAAGCAGAAACTTGAAAGAGATTGGCAGAAGATGAGCGAAATAGCAAAGCATAGATACGCTGAGCAGTATGCTGGAATCATGAGTTGCTTCTCCATATAG
- a CDS encoding DUF6064 family protein — protein MEGQAFWQVIGAYNDATRWAFIAFPALLVATLVLSYTTKLRFAVKLTLGLFHLFIGVVFFGMFGTEPIQKYFALPLFIACGLLFLYEARANHTDKPQKPNQFQSILLCLYALYPAFSYVLGHRFPQLVTYSMPCPVACLGLSIYALYPKKNKVLLVLLTIWGLTGVKAIFFNAYEDVILLVCGIYGVFLLAKELQVRKKPMHGTSNS, from the coding sequence ATGGAAGGGCAAGCATTCTGGCAGGTAATTGGAGCTTACAATGACGCAACACGGTGGGCCTTCATTGCATTTCCGGCTCTCCTGGTTGCAACACTGGTGCTTTCCTATACAACGAAGCTACGTTTTGCGGTGAAATTGACGCTGGGACTCTTCCACCTGTTCATCGGGGTTGTGTTTTTTGGGATGTTCGGGACAGAACCTATCCAGAAGTATTTTGCACTCCCGCTCTTCATTGCTTGTGGCCTCTTGTTCTTGTACGAGGCACGAGCAAATCATACTGACAAACCCCAGAAACCAAACCAGTTCCAGAGTATACTCCTCTGTCTGTACGCCCTCTATCCTGCCTTCTCCTACGTACTGGGCCATAGATTTCCACAGCTTGTTACCTACAGCATGCCCTGCCCTGTAGCCTGTTTGGGACTATCCATCTACGCTCTGTATCCCAAAAAAAACAAGGTCCTTTTGGTGTTGCTAACTATCTGGGGTTTGACAGGAGTGAAAGCGATATTCTTTAATGCCTATGAGGATGTAATCCTCTTGGTTTGTGGTATCTACGGAGTATTCCTTCTTGCAAAGGAACTACAGGTAAGAAAAAAACCGATGCATGGTACATCAAACTCATAA
- a CDS encoding MBL fold metallo-hydrolase: MNNWFTINQIEADTYIISEYRHWEETHCYLLNGSSCSLLIDTGLGICNIHDEVMKLTNNPIIAVATHIHWDHIGGHRYFPNFYAHPDELNWLHGEFPLSLEQIKAMVMDRCDAPVGYDVNTYEFFQGTPTRLLSDGEAIDIGGRIIRVLHTPGHSPGHLCFWEENRKYLFTGDLVYKDTLFAYYPSTDPQAYLASLKKIAALPVEKVFPAHHSLDIQPEILQRMRNTFEDLDAEGKLHHGTGVCEYGDWAVWL, translated from the coding sequence ATGAACAATTGGTTCACCATCAACCAAATTGAAGCCGACACATACATAATCAGTGAATACCGACACTGGGAAGAGACCCATTGTTATCTCTTGAATGGGTCCTCTTGTAGTTTGCTCATCGACACAGGACTCGGCATCTGCAACATTCACGATGAAGTGATGAAACTGACCAACAATCCGATTATCGCTGTTGCCACCCATATCCACTGGGACCATATCGGAGGACACCGATATTTTCCCAATTTCTATGCTCATCCGGATGAATTGAACTGGCTGCACGGCGAGTTTCCTCTCTCCCTGGAACAAATCAAAGCCATGGTAATGGACCGATGTGATGCCCCTGTCGGTTATGACGTAAACACCTATGAGTTTTTCCAAGGAACACCCACCAGACTTCTCAGCGATGGGGAAGCAATAGACATCGGAGGGAGGATTATCAGGGTGCTGCACACCCCAGGCCACTCCCCTGGGCACCTGTGCTTCTGGGAAGAAAATCGCAAATACCTATTCACCGGCGACCTTGTCTACAAGGATACGCTCTTTGCCTACTACCCTTCCACCGATCCCCAAGCCTATCTTGCTTCCCTTAAGAAAATTGCAGCATTACCGGTTGAAAAGGTTTTCCCGGCACATCATTCGCTGGATATACAGCCTGAAATTCTCCAAAGGATGCGCAACACATTCGAGGATTTGGATGCAGAAGGAAAGCTTCACCATGGGACCGGGGTTTGCGAGTATGGTGATTGGGCAGTATGGCTCTAG
- a CDS encoding TetR/AcrR family transcriptional regulator: MESKRKLTKATFDNLPDEKKLLILKTATNEFAIHGFDHANINTIAEKAGISIGSLYKYFGSKQDLFLMTIHQGTEVLMHTLQAIVPSAKSFEDKCRDLIKAIQTTSREQQQLIRLYSELTGVGNSELVQQLSYEIEAISASMYTALIKNGQDTGEIRLDIEPAMAAFLLDNLFISLQFSYASEYYQQRFKIFLGSDIEKKDSFVCEQMVRFLSSALKP, from the coding sequence ATGGAATCCAAACGAAAGCTTACCAAAGCAACCTTCGACAACCTACCCGACGAAAAGAAGTTGTTGATTCTTAAGACAGCCACCAATGAATTCGCCATCCATGGCTTCGACCATGCAAACATCAACACCATCGCCGAGAAAGCAGGTATCAGCATAGGCTCCCTCTATAAGTACTTCGGCTCGAAGCAGGACCTTTTTCTGATGACCATCCACCAAGGCACCGAGGTCCTGATGCATACACTGCAGGCTATCGTGCCTTCAGCGAAATCGTTTGAGGATAAGTGTCGGGATCTGATCAAAGCCATCCAGACAACCAGCAGAGAGCAGCAGCAACTCATCCGCCTCTACAGTGAATTGACCGGGGTGGGAAACAGTGAACTCGTACAGCAACTTTCCTATGAGATCGAGGCAATATCGGCGAGCATGTACACCGCCTTGATCAAGAATGGGCAGGATACGGGAGAAATCAGATTGGACATTGAGCCGGCAATGGCGGCATTTTTGCTGGACAACCTCTTCATATCCTTGCAATTCTCCTATGCCAGTGAATATTACCAACAGCGTTTCAAGATTTTTCTGGGGAGTGATATTGAGAAAAAGGACAGCTTTGTGTGCGAACAGATGGTGCGATTTCTTTCTTCTGCCTTGAAACCATAA
- a CDS encoding xylulokinase has protein sequence MAVEKNTYLLSYDVGTTGLKTCLFSSQNQLKLVASSLAKYPLYLCEGGGAEQDPQDWYNAMATTTKQVLLQSNIESSLIRGISFCSQMQALVLVDSQGNALRNAFSYLDQRATNELKEGMAHGLTIAGANIVKLLISLAITKAVATSVKDPVWKYQWVKKHESEIYARIHKWLDVKEYLIAQLTGAFVMTEDSAFATLLFNVRKRIWSPLMCKMLKVDPSHLPPIIRSTDEAGKLSQKAADFLGLQAGTPVFGGGGDAAIIGLGSGSAKAGDSHIYIGTSGWLSTVVERSMVDPKTKTAAIVSALPGFFTYFCELETAGKCLEWVKDHLALDEINLYLDKKLVTDSPEAIATNLYEYMASVIDSIPPGSNRVLFTPWLHGNRCPFEDCNVRGMFFNVSLETGKTEMIRAVTEGVCLHMRWFLEVQERTIKTSPTIRFVGGGALSPVTCQILSDTLGRNIQTIEQPQNVGALGAAIIAAMGLGLYKSAQEATQAIVVGALYTPRVEAKAVYDRNYSVYKQLYRCNKKLFAALNCRE, from the coding sequence ATGGCCGTGGAAAAGAATACCTACCTGCTTTCCTACGATGTCGGAACAACAGGTTTGAAAACATGCCTCTTTTCAAGTCAGAACCAATTGAAACTGGTTGCCTCCTCGCTCGCAAAATACCCGTTGTACCTCTGTGAAGGAGGCGGTGCCGAGCAAGACCCCCAGGACTGGTACAACGCCATGGCCACAACCACCAAACAGGTATTGCTTCAATCGAACATTGAGTCCTCTCTAATTCGGGGAATTTCCTTTTGCTCCCAGATGCAGGCTCTGGTGCTCGTAGATTCCCAAGGCAACGCTCTGAGGAACGCTTTCAGCTATCTCGACCAACGTGCTACCAATGAATTGAAGGAAGGCATGGCGCACGGCCTGACGATTGCCGGTGCAAATATCGTCAAGCTGCTGATATCACTAGCCATTACCAAAGCGGTAGCAACCAGTGTGAAGGATCCCGTTTGGAAATATCAGTGGGTGAAGAAGCATGAAAGCGAAATCTATGCACGCATTCACAAATGGCTTGATGTCAAAGAGTATCTCATCGCACAGCTTACCGGTGCCTTTGTCATGACCGAGGATTCAGCCTTTGCCACCCTGCTCTTCAATGTGAGAAAACGGATATGGAGTCCTTTGATGTGTAAAATGCTCAAAGTCGACCCAAGCCACTTGCCACCTATCATCCGCTCAACGGATGAAGCTGGAAAGCTCAGCCAAAAGGCGGCTGACTTTTTGGGTCTCCAAGCAGGGACTCCCGTATTTGGAGGCGGAGGCGATGCTGCCATCATCGGACTCGGTTCCGGTTCTGCCAAGGCTGGGGACAGCCATATCTATATCGGCACCTCAGGCTGGCTCTCAACCGTCGTAGAAAGAAGCATGGTCGATCCAAAAACAAAAACTGCAGCCATCGTCAGTGCTTTACCCGGATTCTTCACCTATTTCTGTGAACTGGAAACCGCCGGCAAATGCCTAGAATGGGTGAAAGACCACCTGGCTTTGGACGAAATCAACCTCTATCTGGATAAGAAACTGGTAACCGACTCACCTGAGGCGATCGCCACCAACCTTTATGAATATATGGCTTCGGTTATCGACTCCATTCCCCCTGGAAGCAATCGGGTCCTTTTCACCCCGTGGCTGCATGGAAACCGCTGTCCATTTGAAGACTGCAATGTCCGGGGCATGTTCTTCAACGTGAGCCTGGAAACCGGGAAAACCGAAATGATCAGGGCAGTCACCGAGGGTGTCTGCCTGCATATGCGGTGGTTTCTCGAAGTTCAGGAACGAACGATCAAAACATCCCCCACCATCCGTTTCGTTGGGGGGGGAGCCTTGTCACCGGTGACTTGTCAAATTCTCAGTGATACCTTGGGGAGAAACATCCAGACAATCGAGCAACCCCAGAACGTCGGGGCGTTGGGTGCCGCCATTATTGCAGCCATGGGGCTGGGATTATACAAATCCGCCCAGGAAGCGACACAGGCAATCGTGGTGGGAGCACTCTATACTCCCAGGGTGGAAGCCAAGGCGGTATATGACCGCAATTATTCTGTCTACAAACAGCTCTACCGTTGCAACAAGAAGCTTTTTGCTGCCTTGAACTGCCGAGAATAA
- a CDS encoding GtrA family protein: MQTNHVVRLSKKENLIQIGKFVLFSISAGVIQVLVFTVLEELVHLPYWPSYLTALIASVIYNFTVNRRFTFKSANNVPKAMMQLGIYYALFTPLSTWWGDALVALGISDYLVLGGTMIINLVTEFCVNRFIIYRTSMNTRMEREHTNIL; this comes from the coding sequence ATGCAAACAAATCATGTTGTACGACTGAGCAAGAAGGAGAATCTCATCCAGATTGGAAAGTTTGTACTCTTCTCCATCAGTGCAGGTGTCATCCAGGTCCTGGTATTTACGGTTCTTGAAGAACTTGTGCATCTCCCCTATTGGCCCAGCTATCTGACTGCCCTCATTGCAAGTGTAATCTACAACTTTACCGTGAACAGGCGCTTTACCTTCAAGAGTGCAAACAACGTACCCAAAGCCATGATGCAGCTTGGTATCTACTACGCCCTGTTCACTCCGCTTTCAACCTGGTGGGGTGATGCGCTCGTTGCCTTGGGCATATCCGATTACCTCGTGCTCGGAGGGACCATGATCATCAACCTCGTCACAGAATTCTGCGTCAATCGGTTCATCATCTACCGCACATCCATGAACACCCGCATGGAACGCGAACATACAAACATTCTGTAG